One stretch of Tepidibacter hydrothermalis DNA includes these proteins:
- a CDS encoding LysR family transcriptional regulator yields the protein MDLLNLEIFQSVARNQSISGAAKELQYAQSNITTRIQQLEAEFETTLLYRHNRGVTLTDKGHTLLAYSERILSLIEEMNNEVTDSQTIKGKLNIGYIETTAAIRLPKLISKFHKSFPKVELALTSGVSEGNFNAVLQHELDGAFIADAIYHDDLIQTKFVDEELILITNTQVAQGITLDKLNNCTILVFHKGCAYRKKLEDFLHSQWIVPKKTMEFGSLDAIMGCVSAGLGVTMMPRSLVKRYILNGSDLQHIFPKFNVNVTTMFIHRKDKYISPALSKLLDMIKKGSSL from the coding sequence ATGGATTTACTTAACTTAGAAATATTTCAATCAGTCGCAAGGAATCAAAGTATATCTGGCGCAGCGAAAGAACTTCAATATGCTCAATCTAATATAACTACAAGAATTCAGCAACTTGAAGCAGAGTTTGAAACGACATTGCTTTATCGACATAATCGCGGTGTGACTTTAACAGATAAAGGACATACGTTGTTAGCTTATTCAGAGAGAATCTTGAGTTTAATTGAAGAGATGAATAATGAAGTCACAGACAGTCAAACTATAAAAGGGAAATTAAATATTGGATATATAGAAACAACAGCAGCGATAAGACTTCCGAAGCTAATTTCAAAGTTTCATAAAAGTTTTCCTAAAGTCGAGTTAGCCCTTACATCAGGTGTTTCTGAAGGTAACTTCAATGCAGTTTTGCAACATGAACTTGATGGAGCATTTATTGCTGATGCTATTTATCATGACGACCTCATTCAAACGAAGTTTGTGGATGAAGAGCTCATACTGATTACAAATACACAAGTTGCTCAGGGTATAACTCTGGATAAGTTAAATAACTGTACAATTCTAGTTTTTCATAAAGGTTGTGCATATCGAAAGAAACTCGAAGATTTTTTACATAGTCAATGGATTGTCCCCAAAAAGACTATGGAATTTGGCTCTCTAGATGCCATCATGGGGTGTGTATCCGCTGGCCTTGGAGTGACTATGATGCCAAGAAGTTTGGTGAAAAGGTACATTTTAAATGGAAGTGATCTACAGCATATCTTCCCTAAATTTAATGTTAATGTTACAACCATGTTTATACACCGAAAAGACAAGTATATATCCCCAGCATTATCAAAACTGTTAGATATGATTAAAAAAGGCTCTAGTTTATAG
- a CDS encoding helix-turn-helix domain-containing protein, whose product MSFAKNLKKAMDERNMTQSELAKQIDKGKSSISQYLSGKNVPKDDVKQKIADALDCTIEYLDSEVTEKDTGSGIRNISVAEAARRLGKSQQYIRVGLQNQRLPFGTAVYVKRWSYHISPKLLT is encoded by the coding sequence GTGAGTTTTGCAAAGAATTTAAAAAAGGCAATGGATGAAAGAAATATGACACAATCAGAATTGGCAAAACAAATTGATAAAGGTAAGTCATCAATCAGTCAGTACCTTTCAGGAAAGAATGTCCCTAAAGATGATGTGAAGCAGAAGATTGCAGATGCACTTGATTGTACAATTGAATACTTGGATTCAGAAGTTACTGAAAAGGATACTGGATCAGGTATTCGTAATATATCAGTAGCAGAAGCAGCAAGAAGACTTGGAAAATCACAACAGTACATAAGGGTTGGACTTCAAAATCAAAGACTTCCTTTTGGAACTGCTGTATATGTGAAAAGATGGTCATATCATATTTCACCTAAATTGTTGACCTAA